One Acidobacteriota bacterium genomic window, CCCGACGGGAAATTTGTGGACGTGACCCAATACATCACGCCACTGGCCTTTGTTTACGCCTTCGCTCCGAAGTGGCAGGTCATTGTCGTCCAGCCGGGAGTCAGCGCGAGTGTCACCGAGGGCGCCGGGACCGAAAGTATGACACAGCACGTGCCTTACTGTTTCGCTGATTCCCAGTTCATCTTGCAGTATGACGGCCTTTATAGCCGGAACGCTCCTGGTGGGCTGACGCGTCTCTCGGGAATCTTTGGCCTTGAGGCGCCCACGGGCGCCGTGCGCTTCTCAACCGGGGCTTTTGGCTACACCGGAGGGTTGGTGTTTGAAAAAGTATCAAGGCTCCGATACGCTTTCACGGCCGACTTCCAATATACAATTGCCACGGAAAACGAAGCGGGATTGTCGCAAGGCAACACGGCCCAGTACGACGTAGCTCCAGCCTACTTCATCATCCCGCGGGAGCAGACGCCCGCGGATGCGAGCGGATTTCGGCGGACTTTCGACCGCGTCTTTCACAACGGCGCCTTTGCCATTGTTGAACTCAACGGCACATCGCAAGCTCAGGCGTTTGCGCGCGGGACGGGCGCGAATCCAAACAGCGGCGGCACGGCACTTTATGTTTCGCCGGGCATCCAATATTTCGTCAGCCGCAGGTTTATTGCGGAGTTTTCAGTGCCCATTTTCGGCCAGAACTGGGAACGCCCATTCCGCTGGAGAAATCCCCTCCGATTCGCTGATGGTTTCTCCGGGTTTCTTCAAAACCTTTGGGATAACGGCGCGGATAGACTTGCTCAACGTGATGTTTTCCTAGTCCCATCTGAACGGTCTGCGTCACTGCTTTTTCCGGCAAGTGCAGCGCTGTTTCCACCACGGGTAACAGGGCCCGGCCCTCAGCATCTTAGCACTGGTTACAAGGTCGCGTGGCGCCGACCTCGTGGCGGGTAGTCAGCCGAGTGCTGGCCGAGAAGTCGGAGCTTCCTTCAGCCAAAAACAGTAGGAGGTATTGTGAACCCGTGACCTGCCCCAAATTAGCTATCGGCGAACTTGCCTGCGCGGGTACGATTCGTCTGAAGGATGGCTCGGATGGCAGCCAAAGGAGCATGGTGAGTTGTGGACTGAGTTTCCAGACGGCCTGGGTTGCATCTACGTACAGCACCCAAAAATAGACAAAGCCCGAAAGGCCAACCAAGCGCGCGCTCCAATGGAATACAGGGACGCACGCCGCCACCGCGATGAACCAGGTGAAATACCAGCCTTGAATAGCAGGCGTCAGAACCAGCAGCGAAAAGAAGGAAATTGCAGCGGCACGCCATGCATCGGTCACTCGCCACGCAATCACCGCAGCGACGCACAGGAGAGGCAGCAGGTAGATCTGGTCATGGGGTTTGATTCCAGTCAGCCACCTCACCGCACCAGGGACGAGGGGCATGCTCCAAGAGTAAGTTACCCAATCATGCGGGCCGAGTTGATGCCATCGCGTGCCAGGAAAAATGATTGCCAGCGGCGCAACCATCGGCAGAGCCGCCAACGTTCCTGTCCACAAAGCGGGCCGCAGCCCATGATCGCGCCATGATCGCCAGAGCCACCAGAACACCAGCGGCCCGGAAGCCCATTTCATTGCGATGCTCGAGCCCAGCAGCAAGGCGCCCACATAAAATCTTGAAGCGCTGGGTTCGGACGAAACAAGAAGCAGCGCGCCAAGCAACGGTAGAACAAACAGGCTGTCGTAGTGACCGCCGCCCGCGAAGGAGTAGATGACCAAAGGATTCCACCCATAGGCGAGAGCGACCCTGCGGCCGAAACGGCGCAACAGTAGCACCATCACGCCAAGGTCGGCCACAGCAAAAAGAAGTTTGAACCCAAAGGCGCCCGAACCAAGCGCGGCCATCAACGCAAAGCACAATTGCGCGGCCGGCGGGTAGACGGCTGTCGATGTTGGACGGTCAACGCGCGGCCATACAACTGCATCCCTTAAATGTTTGAGTGCCCTGGCATTCGGCGGGAGATGATATGGATTATAGCCCGCCAGCGTAACGCGCCCTTCCCAGATGTAGCGCCAGATGTCGTTTCCGGGGTGCATGAAAAGCAGGATGAGCCGGGTTCCCACGGCTACACTCCAGAGAAGACCCAATGAGGGACGCCGGAGCAGCCAGCCCACACCGTAGCCCGCACCCATCACTGCCGCACCGATCAAGAATCGCGGTACATTCTCTCGAACTGCAAAATCCCCGAACGGGAGCATCATCGACGTACCGACGAGTAGCAGCGACGCTGCAAGGTAGCTTAGCGCACGTTGAACGAATGGCCTTTTGAGCCAGAGCGAGGCGAGGGTGCACAGCATACTTGTGGCCGCCTGAATCGTGCCCATGACCGTGCCGGAGATTTTGGGAGCGCCTGCCATTCGCGGAAAATTCCGTACTGGGATTTCGCAGGTGCTCGTGCCCTCTTCTGCTGCCCTCACCTGCATTTCCACTGTCCAACCGAAGCCGCGGCTTTGCACCTTCAAGCCTTCATATGCACGTCTCGAAATTAAGCGCAAAGGGCCGAGGTCAGAGTAGTCCTCTTTGAATAACCACCGGATTAACGCGGTGATCAGCCTGTTTCCGAAGCGCTGCACTTTGGTGAGATAGCCTGCCCCCCCCATCTCGGCCAAGCGATTGCCGAGGACGAATTCGGCCCGCCTGGTTGCGCGCATCATCGCCGGCACGCGTTCGATGTCATCGCTGCCATCGGCATTGCAAAAAAGAATCCACTCGGCGTCCGGCGGTAGATTCTCACATCCCGCCCAGCACGCCTGGCCATAGCCGCGTCGAGGCTCGCTGATCACCTCCGCCCCACATCGCCAAGCGACTTCGGCGGTCCGGTCGGAGCTCCCGTTGTCCACGACGCGAATCCGGCCCAATCGAATTCGCTTCAATCGGGAAATAACCTCAGGCAAGCTGACTTCCTCATTGAGAGCAGGGATCACCACGATCACATTCGTGAACGCAGGCATCGGGTATGACGAATCGGGTTCCATTCCTTTTTGGTCGTTTGGGCCGTTGAGCGAGGACATTTAATTCGTCAGGCTGCGAAGCCAGTTCTCAACCCAGTCAATCGCATACTGCAGCCGAGAATAATTTCCTCCCAGGTCTGATTGATCATTCAGCCCCCAATCGTATTCCGGGAAGCTGATTTCGAGCTTCCTGCCGCCTAATTCCTCGATAGATTGTTGAGGTGCGTACTTCCTCAAGAAGCCCTGGAGCCCGCCCGGGTAGGCATCAAAATCCTTCCGATACCATTTAAGAATGGGACTGATTTCCGCCTTGCCCTGCAATGGATAAAATCGGTTGAGGGATGGATTGGCCAACCATTCGCGCACGTTGTCATCGAGCTGTTCATCCAATCGACCGGCAACATAGGCCTCGCGCCTCAAGGGAGGACAGCTGCGCGCAGCACAAACAAGAGCCGCATGAATCCGCGGGTCCCTCATAGCACGCAATTGCGACTCGATTTCGTTCAGTGAAACCATCTTGCCGTCCAGCTTGTGGCGAGGAGCAGTGAATGGAGAATCGGTGCTCCAGATGCTTTTGATCGGGTAGTTTTTGACGATCCATTGGATGGTGAAGGCGTTGTAGGCGTTGATTAAAAGGGCCTTCTTCTCATTCAGCGACGCAGGAAAGATTCCCGGGCGGCCTAGACGGGCAATATACTCGTTCAGTCGCAGGGCGCCGTCTTTCTTGAGGCGCGCATAGTCAACGCGATGATTTGCGTTTACGAATTGCTTGAGCACGGCATCCCACGGAGCGGAATCAAGGGCAGGGAGCGCTTGCAAGGAAGAAGTCGGCTTGCCTAACGCCAGCAAGACCATCATGACAGGCAATAACCTCATGAGGAATTCTTTCATTGTTTTATTCCAGGAAGAGGAAGACCTCTACTTCTGTTTTTAATTTCTGAGATGCATACATCACTTACCCAACCCTCTAATCTATTTACATTTATGG contains:
- a CDS encoding glycosyltransferase family 2 protein produces the protein MEPDSSYPMPAFTNVIVVIPALNEEVSLPEVISRLKRIRLGRIRVVDNGSSDRTAEVAWRCGAEVISEPRRGYGQACWAGCENLPPDAEWILFCNADGSDDIERVPAMMRATRRAEFVLGNRLAEMGGAGYLTKVQRFGNRLITALIRWLFKEDYSDLGPLRLISRRAYEGLKVQSRGFGWTVEMQVRAAEEGTSTCEIPVRNFPRMAGAPKISGTVMGTIQAATSMLCTLASLWLKRPFVQRALSYLAASLLLVGTSMMLPFGDFAVRENVPRFLIGAAVMGAGYGVGWLLRRPSLGLLWSVAVGTRLILLFMHPGNDIWRYIWEGRVTLAGYNPYHLPPNARALKHLRDAVVWPRVDRPTSTAVYPPAAQLCFALMAALGSGAFGFKLLFAVADLGVMVLLLRRFGRRVALAYGWNPLVIYSFAGGGHYDSLFVLPLLGALLLVSSEPSASRFYVGALLLGSSIAMKWASGPLVFWWLWRSWRDHGLRPALWTGTLAALPMVAPLAIIFPGTRWHQLGPHDWVTYSWSMPLVPGAVRWLTGIKPHDQIYLLPLLCVAAVIAWRVTDAWRAAAISFFSLLVLTPAIQGWYFTWFIAVAACVPVFHWSARLVGLSGFVYFWVLYVDATQAVWKLSPQLTMLLWLPSEPSFRRIVPAQASSPIANLGQVTGSQYLLLFLAEGSSDFSASTRLTTRHEVGATRPCNQC
- a CDS encoding DUF547 domain-containing protein, with amino-acid sequence MKEFLMRLLPVMMVLLALGKPTSSLQALPALDSAPWDAVLKQFVNANHRVDYARLKKDGALRLNEYIARLGRPGIFPASLNEKKALLINAYNAFTIQWIVKNYPIKSIWSTDSPFTAPRHKLDGKMVSLNEIESQLRAMRDPRIHAALVCAARSCPPLRREAYVAGRLDEQLDDNVREWLANPSLNRFYPLQGKAEISPILKWYRKDFDAYPGGLQGFLRKYAPQQSIEELGGRKLEISFPEYDWGLNDQSDLGGNYSRLQYAIDWVENWLRSLTN